In a single window of the Acidobacteriota bacterium genome:
- a CDS encoding glycine zipper family protein, which yields MKRTWLICLTVALACGSALSQAPPSGQKTLAATMNVYVFPTKGQAPDVQSQDEAACYSWAVQNTGTDPFDLSKQAQAEAQQTEQAKQQAAQVGQGAGARGAVRGAARGALIGEIVDDDAGKGAAYGAAAGMIRGRRRGRAARSQAQESAEQQGQQAQAATAEQLTNFKNAFSVCLEAKNYMVKF from the coding sequence ATGAAAAGAACATGGTTGATTTGTTTGACGGTCGCTTTGGCGTGCGGATCGGCGCTGTCCCAGGCCCCACCCTCCGGACAGAAGACTCTGGCTGCCACGATGAACGTCTACGTCTTTCCTACGAAGGGCCAGGCTCCCGATGTCCAGTCGCAGGACGAAGCGGCCTGCTACAGCTGGGCCGTGCAGAACACGGGCACCGATCCTTTCGATCTGTCGAAGCAGGCCCAGGCCGAGGCACAGCAGACCGAGCAGGCCAAACAGCAGGCAGCGCAGGTCGGCCAGGGTGCCGGCGCGAGGGGCGCCGTGAGGGGCGCCGCGAGGGGGGCCCTGATCGGCGAGATCGTCGACGACGATGCCGGTAAGGGAGCGGCCTATGGTGCCGCAGCCGGGATGATCCGCGGTCGGCGAAGAGGCCGCGCGGCGCGATCGCAGGCCCAGGAGTCCGCCGAGCAGCAGGGTCAGCAGGCCCAGGCAGCGACGGCGGAGCAACTAACGAACTTCAAGAACGCGTTCAGCGTGTGCCTCGAGGCCAAGAACTACATGGTGAAGTTCTGA
- a CDS encoding DUF4136 domain-containing protein, which translates to MVAKTLIAIAVLLVAMPAAAQKVTIDYAREVNFETLETFQYIESTDADTASPMMADRIAEALKARLRDGGLREVGENPDIFVTFQLVVEKAYRLDTTAYASRGYGRGWRRWGAGPVSATTTATTYTEGTLIVDAYDAGENTMIWRGAGTVTVASKPEKRLKQIEKILDKLGGKWKKILKNQGK; encoded by the coding sequence ATGGTCGCCAAAACGCTGATCGCAATAGCCGTCTTGCTCGTCGCCATGCCGGCGGCGGCCCAGAAGGTCACGATCGACTACGCGAGGGAGGTCAACTTCGAAACATTGGAGACGTTTCAGTACATCGAGTCGACAGACGCCGATACCGCGAGCCCGATGATGGCGGATCGGATCGCGGAAGCCCTGAAGGCCCGATTGCGAGACGGCGGACTTCGCGAAGTTGGGGAAAATCCGGATATCTTCGTCACATTCCAACTTGTCGTCGAGAAGGCGTATCGGCTCGACACCACCGCATACGCTTCCCGGGGATACGGACGCGGCTGGCGGCGGTGGGGTGCTGGACCGGTTTCCGCAACGACCACCGCAACGACCTATACGGAAGGGACCCTGATCGTCGACGCGTACGACGCCGGGGAGAACACGATGATATGGAGGGGTGCCGGCACCGTGACCGTCGCCAGCAAGCCGGAGAAACGGCTGAAACAGATCGAGAAGATCCTCGATAAGCTCGGCGGCAAGTGGAAGAAGATTCTGAAGAACCAGGGGAAGTAA
- a CDS encoding YSC84-related protein, translated as MTRKTLSILGLLCVAVLLAGASVALAEDDGKAAKKRDKIDARSDEVLEKVVAESPRAEELFQKAIGYAVFANTKAALGVSGGGGSGVAVDKASGARTYMKMGTAGVGFGIGVKKYQVVMLFENEKVFRAFVEKGWQADTQAGAAAGTKGAAAKTTFHDGIAVFVRTNKGLMASADVSGTKYWKSDLND; from the coding sequence GTGACCAGGAAGACACTATCGATTTTGGGTCTGCTGTGTGTGGCCGTGTTGCTGGCCGGCGCCTCGGTGGCACTCGCGGAAGACGACGGCAAGGCGGCGAAAAAGCGCGACAAGATCGACGCTCGCTCGGACGAGGTCCTGGAGAAGGTCGTGGCCGAGAGCCCGCGGGCCGAGGAACTTTTCCAGAAAGCGATCGGCTACGCCGTCTTCGCCAACACCAAGGCCGCACTGGGCGTCAGCGGCGGTGGGGGCAGCGGGGTGGCTGTGGACAAGGCGAGCGGGGCGCGAACGTACATGAAGATGGGCACCGCCGGTGTCGGCTTCGGTATCGGAGTCAAGAAGTACCAGGTCGTCATGCTGTTCGAGAACGAGAAGGTGTTCCGCGCCTTCGTCGAGAAAGGCTGGCAAGCGGACACCCAAGCCGGTGCCGCCGCCGGGACCAAGGGCGCGGCGGCCAAGACCACTTTTCACGACGGAATAGCAGTGTTCGTCCGAACGAACAAGGGCCTTATGGCCAGCGCCGATGTATCGGGAACGAAGTACTGGAAGAGCGACCTGAACGACTAG
- a CDS encoding DUF481 domain-containing protein: MESEELGMGRVILLGCIATVLGGSIATAQVGNDTENTVGWANETELSLATTEGNSNTDSLAFKNSLTRSWKHSRLKLLFDGMRTNNADDRFLLIDPGQVFLPGEQPNLVATEVISPSKDPDAEKYFFEGRFTRKMLSGTRSWNTGGSWDRNEDAGILNRYIAFGGIGNHWIDGPKLNLETSYGLSYTDREEEEPDPEKEQEFLGFRLTADFDYLVRPTTTLSYDFTGNINFEDRSDYSIDTAASVSVAMSGRISLKASIQLLNNSEPALEDVDVIALLRLNDPDGTPGSGDEFFETVAGAGPDVFELTVSEGQARKSSHDTVVRTSLVIRF; encoded by the coding sequence ATGGAATCCGAAGAGTTGGGTATGGGACGAGTCATCCTGCTCGGTTGTATCGCCACCGTGCTGGGTGGCAGTATCGCGACGGCTCAGGTCGGCAACGATACTGAAAACACCGTCGGTTGGGCCAACGAGACCGAACTGAGCCTGGCGACCACCGAGGGCAACTCGAACACAGATAGCCTCGCGTTCAAGAATTCTCTGACAAGGAGTTGGAAACATTCGCGGCTCAAACTGCTGTTCGACGGGATGCGTACAAACAACGCCGACGATCGCTTCTTGCTGATCGACCCCGGACAGGTCTTTCTTCCTGGGGAGCAGCCCAATCTGGTCGCCACGGAGGTGATTAGTCCATCGAAAGATCCCGATGCGGAGAAGTACTTCTTCGAAGGGCGGTTCACGAGAAAGATGCTCAGCGGCACTCGGTCGTGGAATACCGGTGGAAGCTGGGATCGCAACGAAGATGCGGGCATCTTGAACCGCTACATCGCCTTCGGCGGGATAGGGAATCACTGGATAGACGGACCGAAACTCAACCTGGAAACCTCCTACGGACTGAGCTACACCGACCGTGAGGAGGAGGAGCCGGACCCCGAGAAGGAACAGGAGTTCCTTGGATTCCGGCTCACGGCAGATTTCGACTACTTGGTCCGACCCACGACGACGCTCTCCTACGACTTTACCGGCAACATCAACTTCGAGGATCGGAGCGACTACTCCATCGACACAGCCGCTTCCGTTTCGGTCGCGATGAGTGGTCGAATCTCTCTCAAGGCCAGCATACAGTTACTGAACAACAGCGAACCGGCCCTCGAGGACGTCGACGTGATTGCCCTGTTGAGGCTCAACGATCCGGACGGCACGCCCGGAAGCGGGGACGAGTTTTTTGAAACTGTCGCCGGCGCCGGGCCCGACGTGTTCGAGCTCACGGTCAGCGAGGGTCAGGCACGCAAGAGCTCTCACGACACGGTCGTGCGTACGTCCCTGGTGATCAGATTCTGA